The following is a genomic window from Bacillus sp. V2I10.
TCAAGTAGACGATGCGGTTTGGCCAGAGCTTGTAAATGCAGAAGACTTGACTGAATTAAAATTTGCCTTGACCGAGCGCCGGAACAGAGCAAAAAACAAACTGCAGATGGAGCAGGAAACACTGATCAATGCCTTGTCAGTAGACGGCTATCATGCGTGGGGACAGCTTTATGATACTCTCGTTTCCAAAGTGAAAATACCGTTCAAAGAAGATGGCAAAATACATGAATTGTCTGTAGGCCAGGCAGCCAATAAATTTTCAAATGCGGACAGATCAGTCAGAAAATCTGTGTTTGAAGAATGGGAAAAAGCGTGGGGAAGCGGTGCAGATTTATTTGCCCATACGCTGAACCATCTATCTGGTTTTAGACTGAATGTATATGAAAAGCGGGGCTGGGACGATGTTCTGAGTGAGCCGCTTGAGATCAACAGAATGAAGCGCGAGACCCTTGATGTCATGTGGAAGGTGATATCAGAGAATAAACAGCCGCTTGTAAGCTATTTAAAAAGAAAAGCAGAATTGCTTGGTGTTGATAAACTTAGCTGGTACGACCTCGATGCACCGATTGGCGGGAAAGAAGCGAAGGTCAGCTATCAGGAGGGAGCTGAATTTATCTTAGATCAATTCAGCCACTTTGGAGAAGAGCTGACTTCATTTACTAAAAAGGCATTTGAGAACCGCTGGATCGAGGCTGAAGATCGTTCTGGAAAAGCTCCGGGAGGTTTTTGCACAAGTTTTACCGAAAGTGACCAGTCAAGAATCTTCATGACATTCTCCGGCACCCCGTCAAATATCGCAACCCTTGCACATGAACTGGGCCATGCCTTCCATCAGCATGCTATGGCGGGAGTGCATCCGCTTAACCGCAATTATGCGATGAATGTAGCTGAAACAGCATCAACATTTGCTGAAATGATCGTGGCAGATGCTTCTGTTAAAAAAGCAAAATCTGATGAAGAACGTTTGGCGCTATTAGAAGATAAAGTGCAAAGAAGTGTTGCACTGCTCATGAATATTCACGGCCGCTTTCTATTTGAAACTTCTTTTTATGAGGAACGCAAAAAAGGAATCGTCAGCACGGAAAAAATAAATCAATTAATGGAAGCTGCACAAAAAGAAGCTTATTGTGATGCTTTAGGAGAGTACCATCCTCATTTCTGGGCATCTAAACTGCATTTCTATATTACGGGGGTGCCGTTCTATAATTTCCCATATACGTTTGGCTATCTGTTCTCACTTGGCATATATGCGAAAGCATTGGAAGAGGGAACTGCATTTGAAGAGAAATACATTTCTCTTTTAAAAGATACAGGTTCCATGCAGGTAGAAGATTTGGCTATGAAACACTTAGGAGTGGACCTAACAAAAGAGGATTTCTGGAAAAAAGCAGTTCAGCTGACTGTGCAAGATGTGGAAGAGTTTTTGGAAGCGACAAAATAAAAAAAACGGAAACCGGCATGGTTCAGCTGCCTGTTTCCGTTTTTTTTATGACTTGTAAATGCAGAAAAAGCGAGAAAATCTCCCCGCTTTTCTACTCAATCCGCTCGATCCAGCTGTTCATTTCTCTAATGATCTGATCTTGCTGAACAAAGACATTGATCTGTGCTTTGCTATCTCCTTTTTGTTCTCCGTAAATGCCAAACTGTGCATGATTGCCGCCGTTAATTTTGTAATAAAAGGTATTGTCAGACAATAGATGTTTCGTTTCTTTTATATCATCCAGGGTTGTTAATCCGTCATGTTCTGCATAGATGGTCAGAATCGGAAAATCTGTGTTTGAGAAATCACTGGAATCTGCCGGATAAGCAGCAAGAAGAAAAAGCCCTTTTATATTTTTTGGATGTTCATACGCGTAAATAGAAGCAGCCGCACCTCCGAGAGAGTGTCCTCCAATGTACCAATTTTCAATCTCGTCTCTATCATTTATGATTTTATCTGCTTTGCTGATGCCTGCAATAGCAAGGTTAAAGGGCATTTTAGGAATGACGACAGTGAACCCTTTTTGAGTTAACTGCTCTGCAAGATAGGCATATGCTCTCGGATCAACTTTTGCTTCAGGATATAGAATGATGCCATTATTCGTTTTTTGATTTTCAGGCTGAAACAGCAGATACCCACTTTTTTCATTTTGATCCTGTAAATTAGTAGTGTTAAACAGTTCTTCAGCAGGTTTATAGGTGATTTGGGACCAGATATAAAATCCTGCAAATGAAAGAATCAGACCTGCTGAAGCTATCAGGAAAATATTTTTTATCCACTTTTTCATGGTTAAAACTCCTTAAATAATAACGTTTTCTGCTAAATTTTATGTTTAAATCCAACTAAAGACAAATTTTTATATTTGCCAAAATTAAATCTTTTACTTAGAATAGTAGTATAACTTAATAAATATACGCTTAATCCTGAAATGGGAACGGGG
Proteins encoded in this region:
- a CDS encoding M3 family oligoendopeptidase; amino-acid sequence: MKAATYAETWDLDVFFEGGSKSVAFKKYLEELEFDVPSFKVQAESIKVPQTKEDSVLLGEILEKFQGIAKRMRQAGAFVGCLQAQDTNDKHASVLRGKVTQLSSQFQNALAAFDQKLVQVDDAVWPELVNAEDLTELKFALTERRNRAKNKLQMEQETLINALSVDGYHAWGQLYDTLVSKVKIPFKEDGKIHELSVGQAANKFSNADRSVRKSVFEEWEKAWGSGADLFAHTLNHLSGFRLNVYEKRGWDDVLSEPLEINRMKRETLDVMWKVISENKQPLVSYLKRKAELLGVDKLSWYDLDAPIGGKEAKVSYQEGAEFILDQFSHFGEELTSFTKKAFENRWIEAEDRSGKAPGGFCTSFTESDQSRIFMTFSGTPSNIATLAHELGHAFHQHAMAGVHPLNRNYAMNVAETASTFAEMIVADASVKKAKSDEERLALLEDKVQRSVALLMNIHGRFLFETSFYEERKKGIVSTEKINQLMEAAQKEAYCDALGEYHPHFWASKLHFYITGVPFYNFPYTFGYLFSLGIYAKALEEGTAFEEKYISLLKDTGSMQVEDLAMKHLGVDLTKEDFWKKAVQLTVQDVEEFLEATK
- a CDS encoding alpha/beta fold hydrolase encodes the protein MKKWIKNIFLIASAGLILSFAGFYIWSQITYKPAEELFNTTNLQDQNEKSGYLLFQPENQKTNNGIILYPEAKVDPRAYAYLAEQLTQKGFTVVIPKMPFNLAIAGISKADKIINDRDEIENWYIGGHSLGGAAASIYAYEHPKNIKGLFLLAAYPADSSDFSNTDFPILTIYAEHDGLTTLDDIKETKHLLSDNTFYYKINGGNHAQFGIYGEQKGDSKAQINVFVQQDQIIREMNSWIERIE